One genomic segment of Spirochaeta cellobiosiphila DSM 17781 includes these proteins:
- a CDS encoding methyl-accepting chemotaxis protein has protein sequence MFNLSEKYKDQSYEVRLKVPILFWFEVMILFSISLVLVIDVMSSVALVHLLSHVAIALVVIISVVSLLLKKYNFSSTLLFCFVSLAMGILRMLETYTGPETVALNAVVMGSFLVMSGLFINQRRYLIGLAAFANIVSLWPVVFAFLPNSDRTGLTMIPVLYPLIAMLFITFSIIATRRIFDTVINDSVDRMDLLIKKSEGESEILRSSADQLAKSEVLLQHSQETSNSVIEIDKNISSIGANIGSLDKGIKSTQTILKEMQSSVGEMEERVKDQIMNVSHATAAIEQIVASIKSVGTIIAKEEQSVSLLKSKANEGGSIVKNTMQAFSQVTGHLDNIRGMTSVISKIAAQTNLLAMNAAIEAAHAGDLGRGFAVVAQEIRNLAESSSGNAKEIGNRLKELIDSIETANKQVDSTGIFFQEIQDEVDSVSIAMGEIRSSADELNYAGKDILNTSTALSESSSEMETGITVISKSSHSINTDMSGLVDVSSHITSGMEEISQGMSLINNSLQEIHQFSNELISRSKELNTQINNLDEE, from the coding sequence GTGTTTAATTTAAGTGAAAAATATAAAGATCAATCCTATGAAGTGCGTTTAAAGGTTCCTATCCTATTCTGGTTTGAAGTGATGATATTATTCTCTATCAGCTTAGTATTAGTGATAGATGTGATGTCCAGTGTTGCTTTAGTTCACTTATTATCTCATGTGGCCATTGCATTGGTCGTGATCATAAGTGTTGTTAGTTTATTACTCAAGAAATATAACTTTTCTTCCACACTACTTTTTTGCTTCGTTTCTTTAGCTATGGGAATACTCCGGATGTTAGAAACATATACTGGTCCAGAAACGGTAGCGCTAAATGCTGTTGTGATGGGATCTTTTTTGGTTATGTCAGGTCTTTTTATTAATCAAAGAAGGTACCTGATCGGCCTCGCTGCCTTTGCCAATATTGTATCTCTTTGGCCTGTCGTATTTGCTTTCCTTCCTAATTCTGATAGAACGGGATTAACCATGATCCCTGTGCTTTATCCTCTCATTGCTATGCTATTCATAACTTTTTCGATAATAGCTACACGACGGATTTTTGATACAGTGATTAATGACTCTGTTGATCGAATGGATCTGTTAATTAAAAAGAGTGAAGGGGAGTCGGAGATCCTCAGAAGTTCCGCTGATCAATTGGCTAAATCAGAAGTCTTGCTCCAGCACTCTCAGGAAACCTCAAATTCTGTTATTGAAATAGATAAAAACATATCTTCCATAGGCGCCAATATAGGGTCCCTGGATAAAGGAATCAAATCCACCCAAACTATTCTAAAAGAGATGCAAAGCTCTGTAGGCGAGATGGAGGAACGTGTTAAAGATCAGATTATGAATGTATCCCATGCAACAGCAGCTATTGAGCAAATTGTTGCCTCTATTAAGTCTGTTGGTACTATCATTGCCAAGGAAGAACAATCGGTATCCCTACTAAAAAGTAAAGCCAATGAAGGGGGGTCAATCGTTAAGAATACCATGCAGGCTTTCTCCCAGGTAACTGGTCACTTGGATAATATTCGGGGTATGACGAGCGTCATATCCAAGATTGCTGCTCAAACTAACCTTTTGGCTATGAATGCGGCCATAGAAGCTGCTCATGCGGGGGATCTGGGACGGGGCTTTGCTGTTGTTGCCCAAGAGATCAGGAATCTCGCAGAATCATCATCAGGCAATGCCAAAGAGATTGGTAATCGCTTAAAAGAACTTATTGATTCCATCGAAACGGCTAACAAACAAGTAGATTCGACTGGTATCTTTTTTCAGGAGATACAAGATGAAGTTGATAGTGTATCTATTGCTATGGGCGAGATCAGAAGTAGTGCAGATGAATTGAATTATGCTGGTAAGGATATTCTGAATACCTCCACAGCACTCTCTGAGTCATCAAGCGAAATGGAAACAGGTATAACAGTGATTAGTAAATCATCTCATAGTATCAATACTGATATGTCCGGTCTTGTTGATGTGTCTTCCCATATTACTTCGGGAATGGAAGAAATATCACAGGGCATGTCCCTGATAAATAACTCTTTACAGGAGATACATCAGTTTTCCAATGAGCTTATATCTCGAAGCAAAGAGCTAAATACCCAAATAAACAACCTCGATGAGGAATAA
- a CDS encoding HD family phosphohydrolase, with the protein MRVKKNQLLHVLKLNSELNAIKDKDVLLERILTEVRIALNADAGSIYVREQDQLTIHYAQNTTLESKLPPGHKLPYKVVKVPINKKSISGYAAYTGEVVNIKDVYHIPASEPYTHNKAYDELSGYKSVSNLTIPLVNNTGTVLGVLQVINAKNQEGKVTAFSKDDVILGTNFATNASMALERAQMTRTMILRMIKMAELRDPKETGAHVNRVAGFSVEIYERWAHKHYIPHDEIQKTKDNLRIAAMLHDVGKVSISDLILKKPDRFTNEEYDIMKTHTLQGARLFSEGNSDLDALARIIALNHHENWDGTGYPGWIDPETNTPIKTNSNGLPLGKKGDEIPLFARIVSLADVYDALRSTRVYKKSWEEEDVVNEIIKLSGVKFDPELVDIFTEAHTSLQGIATKYNDL; encoded by the coding sequence ATGAGAGTAAAAAAAAACCAATTGCTTCATGTTCTTAAATTAAATTCAGAATTGAACGCGATAAAAGATAAAGATGTATTACTTGAAAGAATATTAACAGAAGTTCGTATTGCCCTTAATGCCGATGCAGGATCAATTTATGTTAGAGAGCAAGATCAATTAACCATTCATTATGCTCAAAATACTACTTTAGAATCGAAATTACCGCCAGGACATAAACTACCCTATAAGGTAGTAAAGGTACCTATTAATAAAAAATCCATATCAGGTTATGCCGCCTATACAGGAGAGGTAGTTAATATAAAAGATGTTTATCACATACCAGCTTCCGAACCTTACACTCATAACAAAGCTTATGATGAATTGTCTGGATACAAGAGTGTTTCAAATTTAACGATTCCCTTAGTTAACAATACTGGAACAGTATTGGGTGTGCTTCAAGTCATTAATGCCAAAAACCAGGAGGGAAAGGTTACGGCCTTTAGTAAAGATGATGTGATATTGGGAACAAACTTTGCAACCAATGCTTCTATGGCTCTGGAAAGAGCTCAGATGACACGAACTATGATATTACGAATGATAAAAATGGCGGAACTACGTGACCCCAAAGAAACAGGTGCTCATGTTAATCGAGTAGCCGGATTTAGTGTTGAGATATATGAACGATGGGCTCATAAACATTACATACCCCATGATGAAATACAAAAGACAAAGGATAACCTTCGCATAGCCGCTATGCTACATGATGTGGGAAAGGTATCAATATCCGATTTGATATTAAAAAAACCTGACAGGTTCACAAATGAAGAGTATGACATTATGAAAACCCACACCCTTCAAGGAGCCAGACTTTTCAGTGAAGGCAACTCTGACCTCGACGCATTAGCACGAATCATCGCCTTGAACCATCATGAAAACTGGGATGGCACCGGCTATCCAGGATGGATTGATCCAGAAACAAATACTCCCATTAAAACGAACTCCAATGGGCTGCCTCTCGGAAAGAAAGGAGATGAGATCCCCTTATTTGCTCGCATAGTCTCCCTTGCCGATGTCTATGATGCATTAAGATCAACAAGGGTTTATAAGAAGTCATGGGAAGAAGAAGATGTGGTGAATGAAATAATTAAATTATCAGGGGTTAAGTTTGACCCTGAATTAGTGGACATATTTACTGAGGCCCACACATCTCTACAAGGAATTGCGACTAAGTACAATGACCTCTAA
- a CDS encoding MFS transporter has protein sequence MATLLLVIIYIAFISLGLPDAVLGAGWPVIQPDLDVPYSYAGIIQMIIAGGTILSSMFSGWLIKKMGTDKLTVASVSLTAIALLGYSIAPNYLWLILLALPLGIGAGAVDAALNSFVAEHYESRHMSWLHSFWGVGALSGPFILSYLLSHGHSWRLGYRFVGIFQIGLVVLLIVSLPVWKKVHNVPQKQEGEEDHKKNQSFNIMDVFKIKGVSFALIVYLLYCGIEASMSLWGGSYLYKVKHLNPADGATFVSLFFAFITIGRFLTGALTYRLTNNQMIRIGASIILLGVVLMILPLPLPITVAGFLLVGLGCAPIYPCMLHETPARFGRDKSQSIMGYQMAVAYIGTTILPPFFGFVASTHFMESFPIFILVYIGILYISFEALVRRTKA, from the coding sequence ATGGCAACTCTATTATTAGTAATAATATACATAGCATTTATTAGTCTGGGCTTACCCGATGCTGTCCTGGGGGCAGGCTGGCCTGTTATACAACCGGATTTAGATGTTCCTTATAGTTATGCCGGTATTATACAAATGATAATAGCAGGTGGAACTATTTTATCCAGTATGTTTTCTGGTTGGCTGATCAAAAAAATGGGAACAGACAAGTTAACAGTAGCCAGTGTCAGTCTCACGGCTATAGCTTTACTGGGTTATTCTATTGCTCCTAATTATCTATGGTTGATTCTCCTTGCGCTTCCATTAGGAATAGGGGCTGGCGCTGTAGATGCTGCTTTAAATTCTTTTGTGGCAGAACATTATGAATCTCGACATATGAGTTGGCTTCATAGCTTTTGGGGCGTGGGGGCCTTAAGTGGTCCTTTTATTTTGTCTTACTTACTAAGTCATGGTCATTCCTGGAGATTAGGATATAGGTTTGTGGGTATCTTCCAAATCGGCTTGGTTGTATTATTGATTGTGTCATTACCTGTTTGGAAGAAGGTGCATAATGTTCCACAAAAACAGGAAGGAGAAGAAGATCATAAGAAGAATCAATCCTTCAATATAATGGATGTCTTTAAAATCAAAGGAGTATCCTTTGCTTTGATTGTGTATTTATTATATTGCGGTATTGAAGCTTCAATGAGTTTGTGGGGAGGTTCCTATTTATATAAAGTAAAACATTTGAATCCTGCAGATGGAGCTACCTTTGTTTCTTTATTCTTTGCCTTTATTACCATCGGAAGATTTTTAACAGGGGCTCTCACTTATCGACTCACTAATAACCAGATGATACGTATAGGAGCTTCTATTATATTGCTAGGTGTCGTTCTTATGATATTGCCCTTACCACTTCCTATCACTGTTGCTGGTTTCTTACTTGTTGGTTTAGGTTGTGCTCCTATCTATCCTTGTATGCTTCATGAAACCCCCGCTCGTTTTGGACGGGACAAGTCTCAATCCATAATGGGATATCAAATGGCCGTTGCTTATATTGGAACAACCATTCTTCCTCCCTTTTTTGGCTTTGTAGCCAGTACCCATTTTATGGAGAGCTTTCCTATCTTTATATTAGTTTACATTGGGATTCTATATATTAGTTTTGAAGCTTTAGTACGAAGAACAAAGGCATAG
- a CDS encoding ROK family transcriptional regulator, producing MASTLYVKDINKKLLIRALRDQRQATIRELADITKLTIVTVKSLLNELIDQGKVQEGESVPSNGGRPSQQYVFNSQSQLGLVIFGKELEGLDSLYIRIIDLYGQVLDSQIESCTYIDSEYINNVIGKMFEKFPQIGAISLGLPGIEYEGQIVSLDYKGLVGTPLIQQLQERYNIPVVIENDVNAAVMGRGQCFEAAQSEIYVYFASNSGPGAGIRWNGQLIKGAKNSAGEVGWLPFGIKWGAELVNNKPAFVKAAALLLVSLVVLYDPESLVVYGEFIDDEYLDEIGTECKTLLSQRSFPSLTRVDDFSSDYEQGLITITLEKLFN from the coding sequence ATGGCGAGTACATTATATGTTAAAGATATTAATAAAAAGCTTTTAATTAGGGCATTACGGGATCAAAGGCAAGCAACGATTCGTGAGCTGGCTGATATCACCAAGCTTACTATTGTGACCGTCAAATCTCTTTTGAATGAGCTGATAGACCAGGGAAAAGTACAGGAAGGAGAAAGTGTTCCTTCCAATGGGGGGAGACCTTCTCAGCAATATGTCTTTAATAGTCAGTCTCAATTAGGACTTGTCATTTTCGGCAAAGAGCTGGAAGGTCTGGATTCTCTTTATATCAGAATCATCGATCTCTATGGACAAGTTTTAGATTCTCAGATCGAATCGTGCACATATATAGATTCCGAATATATTAATAATGTTATCGGTAAAATGTTTGAAAAGTTTCCTCAAATAGGTGCAATCAGTTTAGGTCTTCCGGGTATCGAATATGAGGGGCAGATTGTCTCTCTTGACTACAAAGGACTTGTGGGCACTCCATTAATACAACAATTACAGGAACGCTATAACATCCCTGTTGTTATAGAGAATGATGTTAATGCCGCGGTCATGGGAAGAGGGCAGTGTTTTGAAGCGGCACAATCGGAAATATATGTATATTTCGCTAGTAACTCTGGTCCTGGTGCAGGTATTCGTTGGAATGGCCAACTGATTAAGGGAGCCAAAAACTCTGCTGGTGAAGTTGGTTGGCTTCCTTTTGGAATCAAATGGGGGGCAGAACTTGTTAATAACAAACCTGCTTTTGTGAAAGCGGCTGCCTTGTTACTGGTTAGTCTAGTGGTTCTCTATGATCCAGAATCTCTCGTTGTGTATGGAGAGTTTATTGATGATGAATATCTGGATGAGATTGGTACAGAATGTAAAACTCTCCTTTCTCAAAGATCTTTCCCTTCTTTGACCAGGGTAGACGACTTTAGTTCTGATTATGAACAGGGTCTTATAACAATAACGTTAGAAAAATTATTTAATTGA
- a CDS encoding cysteine hydrolase family protein, with the protein MKKALLIIDVQQALMEESPFKGEEVISNIKTLAELCRKKNIEVIYVQHNDDEDLSKGSTGWQICTAIEPRPSEKIFHKRYNSAFKNTGLKEYLDQKGIQQLLLTGMQTEYCVDTSLKVAFEYGFNIIIPELTNTTISNEYFTGERIYEYYNFKIFDKRFGVVQKLDDIIKDLKIG; encoded by the coding sequence ATGAAAAAAGCCCTTTTAATCATAGACGTACAGCAGGCCCTCATGGAGGAAAGCCCCTTTAAAGGAGAGGAAGTAATATCTAACATTAAAACCTTGGCAGAACTCTGTCGTAAAAAGAATATTGAAGTTATTTATGTGCAACATAATGATGACGAAGACTTATCCAAAGGGTCTACAGGCTGGCAAATCTGTACAGCAATAGAACCGAGACCTTCCGAAAAGATCTTCCATAAAAGATATAACTCAGCCTTCAAAAACACAGGTCTAAAAGAATACCTGGATCAAAAGGGGATTCAACAACTGCTCCTTACTGGTATGCAAACGGAGTATTGTGTAGACACCTCTCTTAAAGTGGCTTTTGAATATGGCTTTAATATCATTATCCCGGAACTAACAAATACTACCATAAGCAATGAATATTTTACTGGGGAAAGGATATATGAATACTACAATTTTAAAATATTTGATAAGAGATTTGGTGTGGTACAAAAACTTGATGACATCATTAAGGACCTTAAGATTGGCTAA
- a CDS encoding MarR family winged helix-turn-helix transcriptional regulator, with product MEQDNALLILESISSLQRILHKSIFTTLKTSLSMSQIMVMSRLMKCHKSNQSGLRVSEIATFMGITVSAVTQIITDLEKKNYIGRQMDPHDRRAVNVYLTEDGEAILKSSRKPLEESFHQLALQLGNDDSKTLINLLHKVTTFFEQE from the coding sequence ATGGAACAAGATAATGCCCTGCTTATACTAGAATCCATCTCTTCCTTACAGAGAATCCTTCATAAAAGTATTTTTACAACCCTTAAAACATCACTAAGCATGAGTCAAATCATGGTTATGAGTCGTCTTATGAAGTGTCATAAATCCAATCAATCAGGGTTAAGAGTATCAGAGATAGCTACATTCATGGGAATCACCGTATCTGCAGTAACTCAAATCATTACAGATTTAGAAAAGAAAAATTATATAGGTAGACAAATGGATCCTCATGATAGAAGAGCCGTCAATGTGTACTTAACAGAGGATGGCGAAGCCATACTCAAGTCCTCAAGAAAACCTCTTGAAGAAAGCTTTCATCAATTGGCTCTCCAATTAGGGAATGATGATAGTAAAACTCTCATTAACTTACTTCACAAAGTAACCACTTTTTTTGAACAGGAATAA
- a CDS encoding TolC family protein, producing the protein MNKTLITTFLSILLLSPSLIAQDIDLSLSEAINRTLSGDTRVKSSQLSIQINEGKLKETQLERLPSFNLGASYTRLSHIRSTVSLGAASFDIDSNDNAYALKADLQYPIYTGFRIQEAINLAKEQVSNSALQLEVLQNAIRFETERAYWETLRAQKNVSMLKENLTLTKQNRNITQEKYKNGTVLKVDLLEARMRYDQAEMDLEAGITYEKKASINLADLINLTQTDGKFTEPLFSLTTDPYLIQMSQDLSLEELVNKALLNRPEIKSSNMAILMSETQKKIQEANLQPTVSFFGNYTYANPNSRVFLQSDPDFVGTWSLGVGINYDLGGLPSHMTAAKTSQTSINRAQVQRQQQENSIIKDVRNCYLSYTQLKKDLDHVKKMLGSAQENERVTKQRVASGTASDLDQLEASVLRLQREFAIVNKQIDLQIATADLLRATAIPMEIKP; encoded by the coding sequence ATGAATAAAACATTAATTACTACATTTTTAAGCATTTTACTCTTATCGCCTTCCTTAATAGCTCAAGATATAGACCTGTCACTATCAGAAGCTATTAATAGAACTCTATCAGGAGATACGAGGGTTAAATCATCCCAATTATCCATTCAAATTAATGAGGGAAAATTAAAAGAAACTCAGTTAGAACGTTTACCTTCTTTTAATCTAGGCGCCTCCTATACCAGATTAAGTCATATAAGATCTACAGTTAGTTTGGGAGCGGCCTCCTTTGACATAGACTCTAATGATAATGCTTATGCCCTAAAAGCAGATCTCCAATATCCCATCTACACAGGATTCCGTATTCAGGAAGCCATAAATTTAGCCAAGGAACAAGTTAGTAATAGTGCCTTACAACTGGAAGTTCTACAAAATGCCATTCGCTTTGAGACAGAAAGAGCTTACTGGGAGACCTTACGTGCTCAGAAAAACGTTTCCATGCTAAAGGAAAACCTTACCCTTACAAAACAAAACCGGAACATCACACAGGAAAAATACAAGAATGGAACAGTCCTAAAAGTAGATCTTCTGGAAGCTCGAATGAGATACGATCAAGCAGAAATGGATTTGGAAGCTGGTATCACTTATGAAAAGAAAGCTTCTATTAACTTGGCTGACTTAATCAATCTTACACAGACTGATGGTAAATTTACAGAACCTCTTTTTTCCCTGACAACAGATCCCTATCTTATTCAGATGTCCCAGGACCTTAGCTTAGAAGAATTAGTAAATAAAGCCCTCCTTAATCGCCCTGAAATAAAATCCAGCAATATGGCCATTCTAATGAGTGAAACCCAAAAGAAAATCCAAGAAGCTAACCTACAACCTACGGTATCTTTCTTTGGTAATTACACCTATGCAAACCCCAATTCCCGAGTGTTCCTTCAAAGCGATCCTGACTTTGTGGGGACATGGAGCTTAGGCGTAGGGATCAACTATGATTTGGGAGGACTTCCCTCACATATGACAGCAGCCAAAACCAGCCAGACTAGTATTAATAGAGCCCAGGTTCAAAGACAACAACAAGAAAATAGCATCATTAAGGACGTAAGGAATTGTTACCTGAGTTATACACAATTAAAAAAAGATCTAGATCATGTCAAGAAAATGCTGGGATCTGCACAAGAAAATGAAAGAGTAACAAAGCAACGTGTGGCCTCAGGAACGGCTAGCGATTTAGATCAACTTGAAGCCTCTGTCCTAAGACTGCAAAGAGAATTTGCTATTGTAAATAAACAGATTGATTTGCAAATTGCCACTGCTGATTTACTAAGAGCCACAGCCATACCAATGGAGATTAAGCCATAA
- a CDS encoding ABC transporter ATP-binding protein translates to MGKLLKLFLGPYGLWLIATIICVFGQSMGELYLPNLMSDIVNKGITNSDIDYITRTGILMLLVTIGGAICAIIASYLSSHLAIGFCEDLRTALFTKVSNFSLHEFDKFGTPSLVTRSTNDVTQIQNVMVIVQRMMFRAPVTAIGGMILALQKDKGLAWIIFIAIPVLGISIGLVAAKGFPLFQSIQKKVDHLNLLLRENLTGIRVIRAFDKDEYEEKRFTTGNEDLMKTSVRVNRIFALLFPLMMFIMNGTTIAILWFGSHRVDRGLSNIGDMIAFLQYGMQILGAFIMASVMFIMIPRAQASAERINEVLETESDLNDPEVSVTPETDYRGHVEFRNVSFHYHGAESPALSKVSFTTGPGETTAIIGSTGSGKSTLLSLIPRFYDISEGEILVDGVNVKDMTQKDLRSRIGYVPQKALLFTGSVADNIRYGDETASDEEVARAARIAQAEDFISDMPLKFDSPISQGGSNVSGGQKQRLSIARALVRRPEIYLFDDSFSALDVKTDANLREALGKETKEATVIIVGQRVSSIMNSDRIIVLDEGQVVGVGTHTELCRTCQVYKEIVNSQLTEEETA, encoded by the coding sequence ATGGGTAAATTATTAAAACTGTTTTTAGGGCCCTATGGGTTGTGGCTCATAGCAACCATAATCTGTGTCTTTGGACAAAGTATGGGCGAATTGTATTTACCCAATTTGATGTCAGATATCGTAAATAAAGGAATTACAAACAGTGATATTGACTATATCACTCGAACAGGGATCCTCATGCTACTTGTTACTATTGGGGGAGCGATATGTGCCATTATAGCCAGCTATCTATCTTCCCACCTAGCCATAGGTTTTTGTGAGGACTTAAGAACCGCCTTATTTACAAAGGTATCCAACTTTTCTTTACATGAGTTTGACAAGTTTGGAACCCCATCATTGGTGACACGAAGTACAAATGATGTCACCCAAATACAGAATGTCATGGTCATCGTCCAGAGAATGATGTTTAGAGCTCCTGTTACTGCTATTGGAGGAATGATATTAGCTTTACAAAAGGATAAAGGACTAGCATGGATTATCTTTATAGCCATTCCGGTTCTTGGTATATCAATTGGTTTAGTTGCCGCAAAAGGCTTCCCCCTCTTCCAATCTATTCAAAAGAAGGTTGACCATCTTAACTTGCTACTAAGAGAAAACCTCACTGGTATCCGTGTTATTCGAGCTTTTGACAAGGATGAATACGAGGAGAAACGTTTTACCACCGGGAATGAAGATTTAATGAAAACATCCGTGAGGGTTAACCGGATTTTTGCTTTATTATTTCCTTTAATGATGTTCATTATGAATGGAACAACTATTGCCATCCTATGGTTTGGTAGCCACCGTGTGGATAGAGGTTTGTCCAATATTGGTGACATGATTGCCTTTCTCCAATACGGGATGCAAATACTGGGAGCTTTTATCATGGCTTCAGTTATGTTCATCATGATTCCAAGAGCACAAGCTTCAGCAGAGCGTATTAATGAAGTACTGGAAACAGAGAGTGATCTTAATGATCCAGAAGTTAGTGTCACCCCTGAGACTGACTATAGGGGACATGTGGAATTTAGAAATGTATCTTTCCACTATCACGGAGCAGAGTCACCCGCCCTCTCAAAGGTATCCTTCACAACCGGTCCGGGAGAAACAACAGCCATTATTGGAAGTACAGGGAGTGGAAAATCAACTCTCCTTAGTTTGATCCCCCGCTTTTATGACATTAGTGAAGGAGAGATCCTGGTGGATGGAGTCAATGTAAAAGATATGACCCAGAAAGATCTTAGATCACGTATTGGGTATGTCCCTCAGAAAGCACTACTCTTTACAGGATCTGTAGCTGACAACATCCGTTATGGAGACGAGACAGCCTCAGATGAAGAAGTAGCACGAGCTGCCCGTATTGCCCAAGCAGAAGACTTCATCTCTGATATGCCATTGAAGTTTGATTCTCCTATATCACAAGGGGGAAGCAACGTATCCGGTGGTCAGAAACAAAGACTATCCATTGCAAGAGCCCTGGTAAGGCGACCAGAAATATACCTTTTTGATGATAGTTTTTCTGCTTTGGATGTAAAGACAGATGCCAACTTAAGAGAAGCCCTGGGAAAAGAAACCAAAGAAGCCACTGTAATCATTGTCGGCCAGAGGGTCTCGTCCATTATGAACTCAGATCGAATCATTGTTCTGGATGAGGGACAAGTTGTTGGAGTTGGTACACACACAGAATTGTGCAGGACATGCCAAGTCTACAAAGAGATCGTTAACTCTCAATTAACGGAAGAAGAAACAGCATGA